A genomic stretch from Shewanella sediminis HAW-EB3 includes:
- a CDS encoding c-type cytochrome: MKFNKLFCLPIILFSFYSLAVENKLIEECETCHGENGVSTNSTIPIISGLAAVNIEDAFSMYKDGEREAKDIDGNDMTKVANSLSEQEVSDISLYYSHKLFKTPNQVYDKTLVNAGKKIHLAKCDICHSEGGTLADDETLILAGQWTPYLRESINSFINGERYGDDTMVEELQALSEKHIEALLAYYASLK, translated from the coding sequence ATGAAATTTAATAAATTATTTTGCTTACCCATAATTCTTTTTTCCTTTTACAGCCTAGCAGTTGAGAATAAATTAATAGAGGAGTGTGAAACTTGTCACGGGGAAAACGGTGTTAGCACGAACAGTACCATACCCATAATTTCAGGCTTAGCCGCAGTAAATATTGAAGATGCCTTTTCCATGTATAAAGATGGAGAAAGAGAAGCGAAGGATATCGATGGAAATGACATGACCAAGGTGGCTAACTCTCTCTCTGAACAAGAGGTATCTGACATTTCCTTGTACTATTCACACAAGCTCTTTAAAACGCCTAATCAAGTTTACGATAAAACATTAGTCAATGCAGGTAAGAAAATTCATCTTGCAAAATGCGATATCTGCCATTCAGAAGGCGGTACTCTAGCTGACGACGAAACACTTATTCTTGCAGGTCAATGGACTCCTTATCTTAGAGAGTCGATTAACTCATTTATCAATGGTGAACGCTATGGTGATGACACTATGGTCGAAGAGTTACAAGCTTTATCAGAGAAACATATAGAGGCCCTACTCGCCTATTACGCAAGCCTTAAGTGA
- a CDS encoding NapC/NirT family cytochrome c, translating into MNKKNLYNRIWAKSNNSWLLGIPLGGFIFLAIGVFILIAMQQVISYTSTTEFCQSCHIGSDTVVEEYQQSIHFMNRTGIRAECVDCHVPDSLLPKLIAKVSTGTTHIWSKITKDINLDNFESEHRERMANNAKETIRSLNSSTCMSCHDFDNMDTDKQGRTAKRKHSTKRRKDKTCIDCHSGIAHKLPEIVF; encoded by the coding sequence ATGAACAAAAAAAATCTTTATAATAGAATATGGGCTAAATCTAATAACAGCTGGCTATTAGGTATTCCATTAGGTGGGTTTATCTTCCTTGCAATAGGCGTATTTATTCTTATTGCGATGCAGCAAGTTATTAGTTATACCAGTACTACAGAGTTTTGCCAATCGTGTCACATAGGTTCAGATACGGTTGTTGAAGAATATCAACAATCAATTCATTTTATGAATCGAACAGGCATTAGAGCTGAGTGTGTCGATTGTCATGTACCTGACTCACTTCTACCAAAGCTTATTGCAAAAGTCAGTACAGGAACAACACATATTTGGTCTAAAATAACTAAAGATATTAATTTAGACAACTTCGAATCAGAGCATAGAGAAAGAATGGCAAATAATGCGAAAGAAACCATTAGGTCTTTAAACAGCTCTACCTGTATGAGCTGCCATGATTTTGATAATATGGATACAGACAAGCAAGGAAGAACAGCAAAACGTAAACATTCGACTAAACGAAGAAAGGATAAAACTTGTATTGATTGCCACTCAGGAATAGCACATAAGCTACCCGAAATTGTTTTTTAA
- a CDS encoding CocE/NonD family hydrolase C-terminal non-catalytic domain-containing protein produces MGGHVGDRDSHAKPMPLEPGKRYRVKLQLNDVAQIFPKGHRIRIAVSSSYFPLAWPSAESTQLRIYTGCSRLILLTGHPEFLMNLQPVTKL; encoded by the coding sequence ATGGGTGGCCATGTTGGTGATAGGGACAGCCATGCCAAGCCGATGCCGCTGGAACCGGGCAAGCGCTATCGTGTAAAGCTGCAGCTTAACGATGTAGCCCAGATCTTTCCCAAGGGCCACCGGATCCGGATTGCTGTTTCCTCGTCTTATTTCCCATTAGCCTGGCCTTCTGCTGAGTCGACGCAGCTCAGGATCTACACAGGTTGTAGCCGCTTGATATTATTAACAGGCCACCCAGAATTTTTGATGAATCTTCAACCAGTGACTAAGCTTTAA